GCGAGTTTCACACTTTTAAAAGTAGCTAAATTAATTTTTCTAAACTTCTTAGCCAAAAGACATCTTTAGCTACAATTATTATTAATATAAAAATGCCACCATTTTAAATTTAGAGGCGAACATAAAATATGGCACAAGCTGTAGACGCATCAAAGAATCTCCCCAGCGATCCCAGAAATCGGGAAGTTGTTTTCCCTGCATTTCGCGATCCGCAACTGGGAAACCTAGAAACGCCGGTTAATGCTTCTCCCTTGAGCAAGTGGTTCATTAATAACTTACCTGCCTATCGCCCAGGTCTGTCTCCTGCTAGACGCGGTTTAGAAGTTGGCATGGCTCATGGTTACTGGATATTTGGCCCCTTTGCCAAATTGGGCCCACTGCGAGATACAGATAATGCGAATTTAGCTGGTTTACTGGCAGCCATTGGCTTGGTTGTTCTTCTTACCGGGGCCCTATCCCTGTATTCCAATAGCAATCCGCCGAAAGCACTTCCTAGCGTTACCGTACCCAATCCTCCGGTAGATGCTTTTAACTCTAAAGAAAGCTGGAACAATTTTGCTAGTTCTTTCTTGATTGGTGGTATTGGTGGTGCAGTGGTTGCTTACTTTTTGACTAGTAACCTGGGAATAATTCAAGGTTTATTTGGTTAATTTAGAAATTAAAAGTTAGGAGTTAGAAGTTATGAATTCAAACTCCTAACTCCTAACTGCATACAGACGCGATTAATCGCGTCTCTCCCAACTTCTAAGTTATTTAAACAAAACCGTTTCAATGTCATTTAAAGCAGTTTCAAAATCGTCATTAACGATTTGAATATCAAATTCATCTGCAGCTTGAATTTCCTCTTGGGCGCGGAGTAAACGACGAGCGATCGCTTCTTCAGAGTCTTGGGCGCGAGAGCGTATCCGTTTCTCCAATTCATCAAAAGAAGGCGGTAAAATAAAAATGCTGAGGGCACTGGGGAAGGAAGCACGAATTTGTCTTGCGCCTTCTAACTCAATTTCCAGCACTACCAACTTGCCAGATTGAATTTGGTTAAGTACAGCTTCACGGGGAGTGCCGTAATAGTTACCAGCAAATTCTGCCCATTCTAAAAACTCGCGTTCAGCCACTAATTGTTCAAATTTACTAAGGCTGACAAAGTAATAATTTTTGCCATCGATTTCTCCTGAACGGGGAGAACGAGTCGTTGCGGATACGGAAAAATAAAGTTCTGGATGACGTTGTAGCAGCGATCGCATTAAAGTGCCTTTACCAACCCCACTAGGGCCAGTCAAAACAATCAACCTGCCTAAATGTAAGCATTCTTCTGTGGTAGTACTACTCTGGATGGGTAAAACTGGCATTATCCCCTCAACCTGTGAATCAATCAATAGATATTATTCATTAGTCTTGTGTTCCCGGCCAAGTCCACTAGTGACTAAGGAATTTGTAGCATGGGTGACAGAAAACTTATCTAATTCACATCGTACTGCTGATACGGTACAAAGAGGAGTGGGAATAATCTACTGTTAATTATCTACAGTTTGATGATCGCGGGAAATTACAAAGCGATTCGCTACCGTTTCCGGCTGAATTGCTGACAGAATTACGTGGCTGGAATCAGTGATAATTACAGCCCTAGTCCGACGACCGTAAGTTGCATCAATCAGTTGACCTCTGTCCCGCGCATCGGTAATAATCCGCTTAATTGGGGCAGACTCTGGACTGACAATTGCAACTACTCGGTTAGCAGACACAATGTTACCAAAGCCGATGTTGATTAATTGAATCTCCATAAAAAACTCACGCCAAAGGCGGTTTGAGAAGCTCGAAATAAACTTATTTCTATGTTATCGCCAAAAAACGGGAGTTACAACGCTTAAATTCAAGCCAGCCTTTGTTTTTAAATAATGTCTGCTTTTTTTCGCTGTTTATTGGCTAAACTTGCTGAAAATCTTCCCAAAGGCATAGGCGCAATTACACTGATACAAGCTAGTTGGATGATGTACATTTATTTTGTTTGAAACAAGTATCTAGCTCGAAAATTCATTGAGAGCAAAATCAAATGTTTGCAGAAGTAGAGAGAAGGGAAAGGAGTAATAAAAAGCTCTTTCCCTATCTTGCAAAAGCGAGTTTTAGTGCTTTTGTTTGTATGCAATAAACTCTGCTCTCTCTGCTAAAAGGCTACAGTGTAAACACAAGAATTACCGCAGCTATATCTTTTAAATCTCGTACTGCGTTTTCATCCCGCCTCGGAATGAATTCCGAGTTTCATCGCTGAAGTCCACTCAGGGTGGACCAAATTAGGACTGACGCAAAATATCTCTCAAACTCTCATTTCTCCATGTCGTCGCCAGTTGCTTCTCCTGTGGTTGCTGCTGGGCGTAGCTTGCTTCCCCGCAGGGGTAGAAGGGCTTTTCTGCGGTAGCATTCGGCAAGCCGCTACGAGTCTACGTTATTTCGTTATCCCGTAACTTGTGCGTAAGTCCTATAAACGATCGATTCAGTCCACTTGAGTGGACTTTGGCTATCAGCTCATAACTTCAGTTCTGGGCGGGATTATTGTCCACCATTCACAGCACGCATCCGTCGGACACTTCCAGCTTGGCAATCGCGTAACCAAGTATTCACTGCTTGGGCAACAGTGCCATTACTGCTATCGCGTGGCGGGGATAATGGCTGCTGTGCTGAATTGGAACCAGTTTGAGAAAACATCGTCACTAAATGCCAACCAGTTGTAGTTTTAGTCAACAACAGCCAGTGGAATTCCTGCAATTCGATCGCTTTCTTTCCTATGTACTGCCGCTCCAAGGTAGTAAAGAAAACTTGCTCAACTCCTGATGCAGAGCTTTTAGACGCATCTGCACTATATTCTTCAAGGTTAAGTGGCAAAGGAGTAAACTCAGGTCTTCCTGCCACTAACATATAACCGTAAATATCACTACTTCTGCTGAGGCGACGGGCGCGTTGACTAGCGCGATTAGTATAACTAGGTAAATCTTGGAGTAGCTGTATAGTTAATGTTTCTAAACTTTGCTCAGAACAGAGAGACTTCGCCCCATGGTTGATATTTTCCCTTTCTGCTAGCGCCGATGAGTTAGGGGTGAGGTTTTTCGAGAACGCTGGGTAAGTAAGACTATTTGATACTAAAACCCAAAAGCCACAAGCGACAAGCCAACTATAATTTTTCTTCTTGAGCGAAGAGGCAAGATTTTTCTCCCCTACACCCTGCACTCTGTCTCCCAGTTTCTCACTGACTCTTAGCTTCATGCCACTGTGGTTAACTCCTCAGAAATCCTTTTCCAGGCTAACTCTGGCTCAGTAGCAGTAGTAATGGGACGGCCAATTACTAAATAATCTGCACCAGCTTTCATGGCTTGTGCTGGAGTGAGCGATCGCTTTTGATCTGCATTATCTGCCCAAGTTGGTCTAACGCCGGGACAAACTAGCAAAAAGCGATCTCCACAAGTCTCTCGTAGCTGTGCCACTTCTTGAGGCGAACAAACTACCCCATCCAAACCACATTCTTGAGCCAGCAGGGCCATTTCTAGAGCATATTCTGGCAATTCCAGAGGTATTTTTAAATCAAACGCCAACTGCCTAGCAGAAATGCTCGTCAGCAGGGTAATAGCAATTAACTTTGGTGGTTGTACACCTGCTTTTACAGCCCCTTCGTGTGCCGCCTCAATTGCGGCTTTCAGGGCATCTCTACCACAGGTAGCATGAATCGTCAGCAAATCCACTCCGTATCTAGCTGCACTCCGGCAAGCACCAGCAACGGTGTTGGGGATATCATCAAACTTTAAATCTAAGAAAATGCGCTTTTCCTTAGACTTTAGGACTTCCAGAATTTTGGGGCCAGTGCTGGTAAACAACTCTAAGCCGACTTTCCAAAAACCGACTTGCGGGAGTTGATCTATAAGAGCGATCGCACTTTGTTCATCTGGCACATCCAATGCCACAATAACTCGTTGTTCTGCCTGTCCACCATTCCCCATTCCCTACTCTCCATTCCCCATTTAAGGTACTAGACGCACAAACTTATTTTTCCCAACTTGTAAAACCTTACCTTGTAACTGGGCAGAATCAGCAAAAGTAGTATCAACATCGGTAATCCGATCGCCATCTATACGCACCCCACCTTCTTGAATTTTCCGCTTACCTTCCCCTGTACTTTTGCATAAGCCAGTGACATTGAGAATATAGGCTAATTTAGCGGGATGCGATATCTCAGCTAGAGAAAATTCGGGAACTGCACCTTCCTTTCCGCCGCTTTGGGCTGCTTCTTTGGCTTCTTGGGCGGCTGTTTCGCCGTGGTACTGTTTGACGACTTCCCATGCGAGGAGTGTTTGGCGATCGCGGGGATTTTCTGGCAGATTATCCAAAGGTAAATCCGTCAGCAGTTCAAAATACTGTTCCAACAGATTATCTGGAACCCCTTGCAACTTCTGATATTTTTGCCCCGGATGTTCCGACAACCCAATATAATTACCTAAAGACTTGGACATTTTTTGCACCCCATCCGTGCCAATCAAAATTGGCAGCAGCATCCCAAACTGGGGCTTTTGACCAAAATGGCGCTGCAAATCTCTGCCCACAGCGATGTTAAATTTCTGATCGGTCCCTCCTAATTCCACATCTGCTTCCACGGCAACGGAATCGAAACCTTGCATTAACGGGTATAGGAACTCATGGATAAAAATCGGATTCTCTTTTTTATAGCGATCGGCAAATCCTTCCTTAGCCAACATCTGCCCCACCGTCATCGTAGAAAGTAACTCCAAAATTTTCTCCAAGTTAAGCCCAGAGAGCCATTCGGAGTTATAGCGCACCTCTAACCTTCCTGGTGTGTCAAAATCCAAGATAGGACGTACTTGATCGAGATAAGTCTGGGCATTTTGGGCGACATCTGCTTCTGTAAGCTGGCGGCGCACCTCAGATTTACCAGTCGGATCGCCAATGCGTGCTGTAAAATCGCCAATAATTAGAACTGCTATATGGCCTGCATCTTGAAACGCTCGCAGTTTTCGTACTGGTATGCTATGACCTAAATGAATATCAGTACCAGTCGGGTCAATCCCCAACTTGATCCTCAAAGGTTTATTTGTAGTTGTCAAAAGCTTTTCTAGACTTTCACTGTTAACATCAACTGGTTGTGGAAAAACTTCTACAACACCACGACGCAGCCAAGCAAAATCTTGCGTCATACTAGAAAATCCACTGTTAGCTATGTTTTGCACACTAGAAGTTAAGTTGGTTATAAACACTTGCAATTTATCCACTTTCTCATCTGCCAAACTACTATAATTGCAAAAAATTAACCGCCTTGCTTCGTCCAATCAATTACAGTTAAATTTATAAGTGAGGAAGTGAAATCGCCGTGTCGTCTTCTAGGACTTTTGAAGATAAACAGCCACAACGTCGGGCTTCATCAGGTTTTGAGTTTTTGAAAGGAGTTGGTCAGGTAACTGGCGGCACTCTGCTCTCAATTACCATGTTGGCAAGTTCCATTGTAGCCGGAGGACTGGTTGGTTTAGCCATTAGTTTCCGTAATTTGCCAGATGTAAGACAGCTACGTAACTTCTTTCCCTCAGAAACAACTTACATCTATGACGTTAAGGGTAAACTTTTAACGAGTATCCACGGGGAAGCCAACCGGGAAGTCGTACCCCTGGATAGAATTTCTCCGAACTTAAAACGGGCGGTATTAGCAAGTGAAGATAGTCACTTCTACGATCACCACGGTATTAACCCGACTGGTGTTGGCCGGGCTATAGTAGTTAACGCTGTAGCAGGTGGAGTCAAAGAGGGTGGCTCCACTGTTACTATGCAATTGGTAAAAAACCTGTTTTTGTCTCAAAAGCGTGCCTTTACCCGCAAGTTAGCGGAGGCCGTGCTGGCAATCAGGTTAGAGCAAATTCTCACCAAAGACCAAATTTTAGAAATGTACCTCAATCAAGTTTATTGGGGTCATAACAATTATGGTGTACAAACGGCAGCCCGTAGTTACTTTAATAAGTCATCAGAATATTTAAGCTTGGGTGAGTCAGCAATGATGGCGGGTTTGATCCAAGCACCAGAAGAATTCAGCCCCTTTGTGAGCATGAAGCTGGCAAAACAGAAACAAAAAGAAGTGCTGGGGCGGATGCTGGAATTAAACTGGATCAACCAGTCTGAGTATGACGATGCCCTCAAGCAGGAAATAAAACTTGGTAGAATCAAATCTTTTCAAGGTAGTGCCCTACCTTATGTAACCAACACCGTAGCGCAGGAATTGGCTAAGAAGTTTGGGCGTGAGACACTACTCAAGGGTGGGATGCGAGTGCAAACTACAGTTGATGCCAAATTCCAAATAATGGCAGAGGAAACTGTCACTAAGTGGCATAAAAAACTTTTAGATCAGGGATTATCTAAGAACCAAATGGCTCTGGTGTCAATTGATCCGCGCACACATTTTATCAAAGCACTAGTGGGCGGTATAGATCCAAAGACCAGTGAATTCAATCGTGCAACTCAATCTCAACGCCAGCCAGGTTCTTCTTTTAAACCCTTTGTATACTATACAGCTTTCGCTACTGGTAAATATACGCCAGACTCAACAGTAGATGATTCTCCAGTCAGCTATCGCGATGGTAACGGTTGGTACTTTCCCAGAAATTATGATGGGAGTTTTAGGGGATCGATGCCGATTCGCACAGCTTTAGCCCAGTCACGTAACATTCCCGTGATCAAGATTGGCAAGGCTGTGGGGATGAATCGAGTGATCGAAACTTGTCGTACCTTGGGTATTATGAGTCCGATGGAACCTGTTACTTCCTTGCCTCTTGGTGCAATTGGCGTTACACCTCTGGAAATGGCAAGTGCTTATGCAACTTTTGCTAATTATGGTTGGCAGTCACCACCAACTGTAATTGCCCGTGTCACTGATAGTAGTGGTAACGTATTGCTAGACAACACTCCCAAACCACAGCTAGTTCTCGATCCTTGGGCATCAGCAGCAATTCTTGATGTGATGCGATCCGTAATTTCTGAAGGTACTGGTAAAGGTGCTGCTATCGGTCGTCCAGCTGCGGGTAAGACGGGAACAACATCATCCGAAAAAGATATTTGGTTTGTTGGTACTGTGCCACAGTTAACAACTGCGGTTTGGGTAGGCAGAGACGACAACAGACAACTAGCTGACCATGCAACAGGTGGTGTTATGGTCGCTCCCATCTGGAAAGATTTTATGGAGAAGGCGCTTAAGAACACACCAGTAGAAAACTTCAAGCCACCTTCCCAGTTTTCTCGCCCCAAGTCACAATAATTTTGAATTTTAGATTTTGGATTTTGAATTTTGGATTGGCAATTAATCCAAAATCTAAAATTAACTAAGCCTGTTTTTCTAGCTCGGCTTTCATCCGTTCTAAAGTCAGGTGCATTTGGTCAAACATTTGTTGCGGGGTGACACCGAATTGACCTAATTGCGTTTTCAGCTGTTCTACAGTCATTTGTGCCATAAAATCTTCTGATAGCTCGAAGCGCTTCATAAAGATGCGATACCGATCCATCATGGCTTCCATTTGCTCAATAAACAGCTTTTTGCCATCGCGGTCAAACTTGCCGTAGTTGTTACCAAGCTTGATTAGCGCTTGATAATCTTCAAAAAGTTGTTTTGCTTCTTGCTGAACTATCTCAGAATCGAAGAATCCCATATTGCTTATATTAAACTGAGCGCCCAGACTCAGTAGCTTAATAGTTTTACTTCTATTTATTATTTTAGTTTAGGTGAGTAATCTAGTGACGAAGCTTCGGTTTTAGTACGGTTTGTTACCGAAATTTCAACACTTGACTTGAGATCCTTTTCGCTGTGTAAACCGACTTAATAAAGCCGCAATACTCACAGCTTTAGCCATTGATTTAGGATTGGTGTTTTCACCTAGTTTAATTTTCAGTTCGGGAGCGTATTTTAAGGCTAGTGAATTTTGCGGGTTAAGTTTTAATGCTTGACAGATGTAAACCCTAGCCATCCCCATAAATTTCTGTTTGAGATGTACCAAACCTAATAAGGCATAATAATCGCTGTTATTTGGCTCTAACTTGATAGCATCGCGCAGTTCTTGAACGGCTATGACCCATTTTCCTAGCCTGACATACTCAATAGCTCGCTGGTAGTGACGTTGAGCGTAGTTTGTCAAAACTGGTTTAACATCAGTTAATGTCAATTCAACTGGGTTAACTTCTACTTCAGGGATTATGGCAACAGCTTTTTGTGGTAAGAAGAGGTCTGGTTTATGCAACCGTAGGTATACTAAATTCAGTATAGTAATTTGTTGCGTCACCTGATAAAACTGATCTAGTGATTTGTATTGGGCTTCTGCATAACAGGCGATCGCTTCTTCGTAAAACAATTCTGCTTCAGGTGTAGACATTTTCATAATTTCCTGAGCTATGGCACTTTGAGAAGACAAAGGCTTCTGCTCTGAAACTCTTGCATCCGATCGCAGCATAGCGATCGCAATCAAGCGCTTCTGTCGATGTTTCAGTTGTTGATAAGCTGGGTTGATTAAATGGCTAAATATTGCCGTTGCTAATTTTTGGTCTGGATTGCAGTTTTTAGCATGGCGATCGGGATGTAGCAGCTTCGCTAAAGTGTGATAGCGTTTGAAAATCTGGCGATCGTCAGCAATTACAGAAATTCCTAGCACAGCGTAAGGATCACAAAGCTTTTCAACCCATCCTGGCGGTAGTAAGGTCTGTGACATAGTAGTAATAAAGCTGTTAAAAACTTAAAATTAGCATCAAAGCTCAATGCACAGTCATGTGAAACTTACTCAAATTTCTTCAAATACTAAACTGTGTAGGAACTTTCGAAAGTCTGGAGAGCAAGCCAGGGTAGTTGACTGTTTGATTGTAGGAACTGTGGTATTGGTAGATTTATTAGAAATATGTTGACTAAGCGCAAAAGTAGAAGCGTTGCTGCTGTTTTAGCTTTTTCTGGCACGCTGACAATTTCAGGATTACATAAATTCTATCTGGGACAGCCTCTGTGGGGTGTTTTGTATGTATTACTTTCTTGGACACCTATCCCCAAGGTAGCTAGTGCTATTGAGGGAGTTTGGTATTTAGCCCAAGACGAAGAAGCTTTTGATCGTAATTTTAATCTAGGCAAGTCAGCGACAAGGAACTCACAAAAGGTAAGTAATCAGGTAGGAGCGATGGCTGACGCAATGCGAGAATTAGATGCTTTGCGTCAGGATGGACTGATTTCAGAGTATGAGTTTGAGCAAAAGCGCCGCCAATTGCTAGACCAGATTTCTTGAGGTAAGCGACAATCATGAATAACTGGCTACCTTTGAACCCCAGGTTGCAAAAACTCCGCGCCAAGCTCCTCAACGATCCCTACTATCGCCTACAATCTGGGGAAGAAATTCAGATAGCGGCCAAATTAGGTATTCGCATTGATGCTAATCAAGCCACTGTAGACGATTGGTTACGCCTACCAGGTTTGTCAATTCACCAAGCGCGATCGCTTGTAGAACTTTCCCATTCTGGTGTTAAATTTTACTGTATTGAAGACATTGCTGCGGCTTTGGCTATACCAGCGCCGCGTCTGGAGCCATTAAAGCCTCTGCTGAATTTTATTTACTATGACCACGAATCTTTAGAAAGTGCTACGCATTTAGTCAATCCGAATACAGCAACAGTCGAAAAGTTAGCACAAATTCCATTTATAGATTTATCTTTAGCCCAAGCAGTGGTTCAAAATCGGCAATCCTCCGGGCCTTACCGTAACCTAGCTGATTTCCAACGACGGCTGGATTTATCCGGTGATGCGATCGCTCAACTGATGTATTATTTAAGGTTTTAAGTTAGAAGTTATTTTAAAACTTCTAACTCTGCTAATTTTAGATTTTGAGTCGAACCTTTGGTGCGCTTACAGCGCAACTTGGATTGAAAGAAAAATCCAAAATCCAAAATCCAAAATTGATTAAATGAACCCAATGCGATCGAGAGGCCAAAAACGAAACGTTGCCCGACCAATGACATTTTCTCTGGGTAAAAAGCCCCAATAGCGAGAGTCATTACTATCATTGCGGTTATCTCCCATGACAAAAAATTCGTCTTCTGGGACTTTCACTGCTTGATATGGCTGATTTGGTGGTTCAGCGATGTAGTCTTCTGTTAAGGGTTGACCGTTGAGATAGACTTTACCAGAATCAACACTAATTACCTCACCAGGCTGGCCAATAACCCGCTTGATGAAAGCTTGGTCTTTAGGATATCCCCGACGTTGTAGTTCTGCGGGTGGCTGAAAAACAATAATATCCCCAGTTATGGGAGGGTGAAAATGGTAGGATATTTTTTCAACTACCAAGCGATCGCCAGTATGTAAGGTTGGCAGCATCGAATCCGAAGGGATATAGCGGGGTTCGGCGATAAAAGTTCTGATCAAAAATGCTAAACATAATGCGATCGCAATTAAAATCAGATTTTCTTGCCAACTACGCAATACTTTTGACGACGCACGTTCTTCTTTTGCATCACTTTCGTGAGGAATCATAAAAATTTGTAGCCAGTTTCAGAAGTGGGACAAATACCTTGATTATTTTGACTCAAAAGGTATACTAATAAACAATCTAAGTTATGCATAAATCTATACTTATATTAAATGATACAGTTATTAATCTACCGAACATAAGTAAAAATGCTGTAATAAACGATCGCCCCTTTAAGGCAATATAAGCTAATGATTAAGATTCCTCGATAATCTAAGAATTCTAATTCTAATTGCTGCAATTATAAGGCAAGTTATTAGATAACTTTCAGTTTTGCTTCCTTGTGCTAAAAAAGCTAGTTACCAATTGATAGAGCTATACAGCCAGTCGGTTTTTTATTTGAGCAGAAAATTGGTCGTTAAATAGCAAAACAGCTTTCGACATATCTGACAGTATGCGCTTCACTTCAGTGAAAAAAGGCCGAAGGTCAGTCTTAGTAAAGGTTGAGTTGAAATAAAATATATTTTGATATGTATTATTAAGTGATATTACATAAAATAGACTGCTATTAAAATGTAACTTTAAACACAAAATGGCAACCGAAATAAATGATGCCAGTAAAAAATATTACATTTCAATGTAGAATTAAATAGTTTAATAGCATAGATGTCATATAGCACAGATATTTGATTTTTTAAAAAGCTCAGTACAACTGACAAATTTTTCTTTCCTATTGACCATTGCCTATCTATGCAGGTAAATATGGCTAGGCAACGCTGCGCGAACAGAAATCGAAGCAAATTCCTAATATTATGATGATTTTAACAACTTAGTCTATGTATATGCAATTTTTTCCGTAATTCCACGGTGACAGTACATATTAAAGTGTACTATTAATAAGATATAAATCTCCATCGTTATCGAGAAAAAAATTAAGCGACAAAAGTAACTAGCAATTTAGTTTAAAGTATCAGCATTAAAAATATAATTAAACTGCCGATAAAAATATTTTTGCTAGATTGATCAAAAGTATCTAGATTAACGAATAAGTGCCCCTTGGCAATGAGAAACTATATTGAATCAATTTTCGTCTGAGCTATTTCATAGAAAGTACAAGGTAATATTCTGTCAGTTGAAAATTTAACTTTTTCTTAAAAAGGAAGCAATAGCAGCAGGCAGTAGAATATATCTTATCAAGAATAGACCTAACAGTTTACTAGACTCTTTTTTGAAAGATACCCCGCCCCTTGTAAGTAGTTTTGTATGTTAATCAAATAATTCACTAAGTTGTATAGTTTACAACTATACTGTCAGAATGTCTGAAGATTACAACTTCAGCTCGCAAAACTGCAAACTGCATACGTGACAGTCTAGCTCATCTTATTTGTAAAGCTATAAAACTTGAAATGATAATACTGCCTTCGCTGTGAAGCGAAAGACAGAAACTAATTCAGGACTCCTATTAAGAGGATTTTAGGGTGTGGCTAATTATCTAATTGTACTCTTTCTTAGAGCTAGAGGTAAGAATGTGGAAATGCAGACCTTGCCTTTTATGAATGGGTTGGCATTAAACAGTACCAAGTATTGTGTAAGTACTCATTCAAATCTTAAGTATGTAGGTTCAGTTAAAGCCGTATAGTCTATTGTGAACCTCCGTTAGCCCCAATTCCAATTTTCAAAATTACCAGAAAGTAACTGGTATTTAAGATATCTAAAAAAATGTGCTATAACGTACCGTCATAACTGTGGCTGATGGTTCGATCTTTGAAGGAGCTATGAGGTGGAAAACAATAAGTCGTTTCTGTGGCCAGAAGGAATATTAATTGCACTGCTTGCTTTAGGTGGTGTTTTTAGCCTTGCTTTCATGATGCTTCTCAGACCAAATACCTCAGAGGCTCAGAGTAGACAAAATATAGATGTCAAGGATGTGGCTGCAAATGTAGGAACTCAGCAGCGGATTGAGAAATTAAAGGCGGCGATGTTTACAAGTTGGCAGCAAGAAGCACAAACAAAAGGGCTATCCTACGCTGTGCCATCACGTTTTCAAGGGGCAATAATTGAAGAGGCAAAACTAACTCAGGGTGAAAAAGTGATTGCTCTCACCTTTGATGATGGTCCTTGGCCTGACACTACAGAGCAAGTGCTAGATATTCTGAAATCAAATAATATCAAAGGAACGTTTTTTGTTGTTGGGCAAAACCTAAAAAATTATCCAGAAATAGGAAAGAAAATTGTAACTGAAGGTCATGTCATTGCTAACCATACTTGGCATCACTGGTATCACTTTTTTAATCAACAAGCAGCAGCTTTTGAAATTGATCGCACAACAGACCTAATCTATCAAATCACAGGCGCTAAAACAAATCTCTTCCGACCACCTGGTGGTAATCTGCACAATGGATTGTCTGCTTATGCTAAAGGACAGAAGTATGCTGTAATCATGTGGTCGGCTGACTCAACAGACTACAAATTACCGACTGTACCAAAGTTGATAAATAACGTAATTAAAGATTCAAAACCTGGTGGTATTGTGCTGATGCATGATGGTGGTGGGAACCGTTCTCGAACTGTACAAGCTTTACCAGAAATTATTAGCAACTTTAGAAAGCAAGGCTATCGCTTTGTGACTATTCCAGAACTTTTAGAAATAGAAGATAAAGGTCAAAAGTTGCTTGCTAATAAAAAGCAATAATTA
The Nostoc punctiforme PCC 73102 genome window above contains:
- a CDS encoding polysaccharide deacetylase family protein → MENNKSFLWPEGILIALLALGGVFSLAFMMLLRPNTSEAQSRQNIDVKDVAANVGTQQRIEKLKAAMFTSWQQEAQTKGLSYAVPSRFQGAIIEEAKLTQGEKVIALTFDDGPWPDTTEQVLDILKSNNIKGTFFVVGQNLKNYPEIGKKIVTEGHVIANHTWHHWYHFFNQQAAAFEIDRTTDLIYQITGAKTNLFRPPGGNLHNGLSAYAKGQKYAVIMWSADSTDYKLPTVPKLINNVIKDSKPGGIVLMHDGGGNRSRTVQALPEIISNFRKQGYRFVTIPELLEIEDKGQKLLANKKQ
- a CDS encoding ComEA family DNA-binding protein, whose product is MNNWLPLNPRLQKLRAKLLNDPYYRLQSGEEIQIAAKLGIRIDANQATVDDWLRLPGLSIHQARSLVELSHSGVKFYCIEDIAAALAIPAPRLEPLKPLLNFIYYDHESLESATHLVNPNTATVEKLAQIPFIDLSLAQAVVQNRQSSGPYRNLADFQRRLDLSGDAIAQLMYYLRF
- the lepB gene encoding signal peptidase I — translated: MIPHESDAKEERASSKVLRSWQENLILIAIALCLAFLIRTFIAEPRYIPSDSMLPTLHTGDRLVVEKISYHFHPPITGDIIVFQPPAELQRRGYPKDQAFIKRVIGQPGEVISVDSGKVYLNGQPLTEDYIAEPPNQPYQAVKVPEDEFFVMGDNRNDSNDSRYWGFLPRENVIGRATFRFWPLDRIGFI